A DNA window from Sphingopyxis macrogoltabida contains the following coding sequences:
- a CDS encoding glutathione binding-like protein, whose product MIDLHYSATPNGQKIAIMLEEIGAAYRVIPYDIFEGDQLTAAFGRINPNHKLPAIVDNDPGEGGEPIAVFESGAILQYLAEKSGRFLPASGAARAATLSWLTWQVAGLGPMGGQASHFLRYAPAGQDYAVERYTKELNRLLTVLEKRLEKSAYVAGDDYTIADMAIWPGRASAFVMGMGLDEWPAMHGWFERIRARPAVARAMARDDLKAPAKYVGRHQTLDEKEWSNMFGEANQAAVKGD is encoded by the coding sequence ATGATCGATCTTCACTATTCCGCGACCCCGAACGGGCAGAAGATCGCGATCATGCTCGAGGAGATCGGCGCCGCCTATCGCGTCATTCCCTATGACATCTTCGAGGGCGACCAGCTCACCGCGGCGTTCGGACGGATCAATCCCAATCACAAGTTGCCGGCGATCGTCGATAACGATCCCGGCGAAGGCGGCGAGCCCATTGCGGTCTTTGAATCGGGTGCGATCCTGCAATATCTTGCCGAAAAAAGCGGGCGCTTTCTGCCCGCATCGGGTGCGGCGCGCGCCGCGACGCTGTCGTGGCTGACCTGGCAGGTCGCGGGGCTGGGCCCGATGGGCGGGCAGGCGAGCCATTTCCTGCGCTATGCCCCGGCCGGACAGGATTATGCCGTCGAACGCTATACGAAGGAGCTGAACCGCCTGCTCACCGTACTCGAAAAGCGGCTGGAGAAGAGCGCCTATGTCGCGGGTGACGACTATACGATCGCCGATATGGCGATCTGGCCCGGGCGTGCCTCGGCGTTCGTCATGGGTATGGGGCTCGACGAATGGCCCGCGATGCACGGCTGGTTCGAACGCATCCGGGCGCGGCCGGCGGTGGCGCGGGCGATGGCGCGCGACGATCTGAAGGCGCCGGCGAAATATGTCGGACGGCACCAGACGCTGGATGAGAAGGAGTGGTCGAACATGTTCGGCGAAGCGAACCAAGCGGCGGTGAAGGGGGATTGA
- a CDS encoding DUF3237 domain-containing protein, with the protein MNDENGEAGYPALASTHLCTVEFEVGGGIIGMGVSPFGDHRMGYISGGRFFGPRINGIVLPGGGNWSRSGRLGEAASVGTFDARAVWQTDDGELIYLSYTGRNVIPDDVRAAFADPAAPDVDPSRYYLRIAPVFETASVKYGWLNGLLAVGVGERTDFGVRHVLHEIR; encoded by the coding sequence ATGAACGATGAAAATGGAGAAGCCGGTTATCCCGCTCTCGCAAGCACCCATCTGTGCACGGTGGAGTTCGAGGTCGGCGGCGGCATCATCGGAATGGGCGTGTCGCCATTCGGCGATCATCGCATGGGATATATCAGCGGCGGGCGGTTTTTCGGACCGCGAATCAACGGTATCGTCCTGCCCGGCGGCGGCAACTGGTCGCGCAGCGGACGGCTGGGAGAGGCGGCTTCGGTCGGCACCTTCGATGCCCGCGCGGTATGGCAGACCGATGACGGCGAACTCATCTATCTGTCCTACACCGGGCGCAACGTCATTCCCGACGATGTCCGCGCCGCCTTTGCCGATCCCGCGGCGCCTGATGTCGATCCGTCGCGATACTATCTGCGAATCGCGCCAGTGTTCGAAACCGCGAGCGTAAAATATGGCTGGCTGAACGGCCTGCTCGCGGTCGGGGTCGGTGAACGCACCGATTTCGGCGTCCGCCATGTCCTTCACGAGATCCGCTGA
- a CDS encoding TonB-dependent receptor has product MKAFNQILLSGVATVAMTAFAAPALAQTAAAEADDSNTNEIIVTAQKREQSLQDVPISMEVVSGAKLAEFNTSDIKAVMNYTPNVFVQSTAGNDVIYIRGFGSPPANFAFDQSVSLYVDGIYAGRSRQAQAPFFDLERVEVLRGPQGALFGKNTAAGAVSVVSAGPTSQAEGAFTALYNFDHKGFDVSGYVSGPLSSTLSARLAYKIVKQDGYIRNLATNHDDPETKSQLARLTVKWEPSNDFDYTLKAEYGNRDIVGGITVSSPLTSGQDPQDTRYLERSALGREGNRNESVMISGVGNLALGDFTLTSVTGYSWFKSKITNGFDQTIPNSGGAHTVNSVYNAFPERFDQFSQEIRILSPVGETFEFIVGAYYDKSDYTLEQYQGFNIPNLFLSIPGATPTDPRIPIFDGPYLARIDSIFRQKAESWSVFGQGTLNISDAFRAIGSLRYSHTKKDGSFRTTLASASNGLNGQPFPLRPITNADGSISEGNVDPSVTLQYDIAPRIMVYGTWGRGSKSGGFVSNTLGTVDSTFTFEPERSENFEAGIKSTLLDGKLVANVSVYKTKFKDLQVSVYQPATSSYLTGNAAAATSKGVEGSLSIFPVPNFDISASAAYSDIKYDDYPGAACLASQPVTCTPATNNLAGFPVAYSSKWTGSVTAHARFDMSDAMKLDITGVAAGRSKYFNSDNQSPIFGVQGGYVKLDLRVQLADQDDRWHLALVGKNLTNQKTIGSAFNLPAPITPVPRAILYLEPTRNISVEAGFKF; this is encoded by the coding sequence ATGAAGGCGTTCAACCAGATTCTGTTGTCGGGAGTCGCGACGGTCGCGATGACGGCATTCGCCGCGCCGGCGCTGGCGCAGACGGCGGCCGCAGAAGCCGACGACAGCAACACGAACGAAATCATCGTCACCGCGCAAAAACGCGAACAGAGCCTGCAGGACGTGCCGATTTCGATGGAAGTCGTCAGCGGCGCCAAGCTCGCCGAGTTCAACACCAGCGACATCAAGGCGGTGATGAACTACACGCCGAACGTCTTCGTCCAGTCGACCGCGGGCAACGACGTCATCTATATCCGCGGTTTCGGTTCGCCGCCGGCGAACTTCGCCTTCGACCAGTCGGTCTCGCTCTATGTCGACGGCATCTACGCCGGCCGCAGCCGCCAGGCGCAGGCGCCCTTCTTCGACCTCGAACGTGTCGAAGTGCTGCGCGGCCCGCAGGGTGCGCTGTTCGGCAAGAACACTGCGGCGGGCGCGGTCAGCGTCGTGTCGGCCGGGCCGACCAGCCAGGCCGAGGGCGCCTTCACCGCGCTCTATAATTTCGACCACAAGGGCTTCGACGTCTCGGGCTATGTCTCGGGCCCGCTCAGCAGCACGCTGTCGGCACGCCTTGCGTACAAGATCGTCAAGCAGGACGGCTATATCCGCAACCTCGCGACCAATCACGACGATCCCGAAACCAAGTCGCAGCTCGCGCGCCTGACCGTCAAGTGGGAGCCGTCGAACGACTTCGACTATACGCTGAAGGCCGAATATGGGAACCGCGACATCGTCGGCGGGATCACCGTGTCGAGCCCGCTGACCAGTGGCCAGGATCCGCAGGACACGCGCTATCTCGAACGCTCGGCGCTCGGCCGCGAAGGCAACCGCAATGAATCGGTGATGATCTCGGGCGTCGGCAACCTCGCACTCGGCGATTTCACCCTGACCTCGGTCACCGGCTATAGCTGGTTCAAGTCGAAGATCACCAACGGCTTCGACCAGACGATCCCGAACAGCGGCGGCGCGCATACCGTCAACTCGGTCTACAACGCCTTCCCCGAACGCTTCGACCAGTTCTCGCAGGAAATCCGCATCCTGTCGCCGGTCGGCGAAACCTTCGAATTCATCGTGGGCGCCTATTACGACAAGTCCGACTATACGCTGGAACAATATCAGGGCTTCAACATCCCCAACCTGTTCCTTTCGATCCCCGGCGCGACGCCGACCGATCCCCGCATCCCGATCTTCGACGGTCCGTATCTGGCCCGCATCGACAGCATTTTCCGCCAGAAGGCCGAAAGCTGGTCGGTCTTCGGACAGGGCACGCTCAATATCAGCGATGCCTTCCGCGCGATCGGCAGCCTGCGCTATTCGCACACCAAGAAGGACGGCAGCTTCCGAACCACGCTGGCGTCGGCTTCGAACGGCCTCAACGGACAGCCCTTCCCGCTGCGTCCGATCACCAACGCCGACGGCTCGATCAGCGAGGGCAATGTCGATCCTTCGGTGACGCTGCAATATGACATCGCCCCGCGCATCATGGTCTACGGGACCTGGGGCCGCGGGTCGAAATCGGGCGGTTTCGTGTCGAACACGCTCGGCACCGTCGACAGCACCTTCACCTTCGAACCCGAACGGTCGGAGAATTTCGAGGCGGGCATCAAGTCGACGCTGCTCGACGGCAAGCTCGTCGCCAACGTCTCGGTCTACAAGACGAAGTTCAAGGACCTGCAGGTCTCGGTCTACCAGCCCGCGACGTCGAGCTATCTGACCGGCAATGCCGCCGCCGCGACGTCGAAGGGGGTCGAAGGATCGCTCAGCATCTTCCCGGTCCCCAATTTCGACATCAGCGCCTCGGCCGCCTATTCGGACATCAAATATGACGATTATCCGGGCGCCGCGTGCCTCGCGTCGCAGCCGGTGACCTGTACCCCGGCGACGAACAACCTCGCCGGCTTCCCGGTCGCCTATTCGTCGAAGTGGACGGGCAGCGTCACCGCGCATGCGCGCTTCGACATGTCCGATGCGATGAAGCTCGACATCACCGGCGTCGCCGCCGGCCGCTCGAAATATTTCAATTCGGACAACCAGAGCCCGATCTTCGGCGTCCAGGGCGGTTATGTGAAGCTCGACCTGCGCGTCCAGCTCGCCGATCAGGACGATCGCTGGCATCTCGCGCTGGTCGGCAAGAATCTGACCAACCAGAAGACGATCGGCAGCGCGTTCAACCTGCCGGCGCCGATCACGCCGGTTCCGCGCGCGATCCTCTACCTCGAACCCACCCGCAACATTTCGGTCGAGGCCGGGTTCAAGTTCTGA
- a CDS encoding nuclear transport factor 2 family protein produces MSRGPAAIDAFLDREAAVAVVTSYASALDARDWVAYRALFTDEIAIDYGAIGSLIATVPADEWTNRCKTLEGFDATAHRLHNIVATIDGDHATVASIVDAVHLVGIEDRALLGDLIGRYTHRLVRHGGWKIAGVTLTVVGYPAGKEAFEAAFAAARAIFAEGSTG; encoded by the coding sequence ATGTCCCGGGGCCCGGCCGCGATCGACGCTTTCCTCGACAGGGAAGCGGCGGTCGCGGTCGTGACCTCCTATGCGTCGGCGCTCGATGCGCGCGACTGGGTCGCGTACCGCGCCCTCTTCACCGACGAGATCGCGATCGATTATGGCGCGATCGGCTCGCTCATCGCGACGGTGCCCGCGGACGAGTGGACGAACCGCTGCAAGACGCTCGAAGGCTTCGACGCGACCGCGCACCGCCTGCACAATATCGTCGCGACGATCGACGGTGACCATGCGACGGTGGCGAGCATCGTCGATGCCGTCCATCTCGTCGGGATCGAGGACCGCGCGCTGCTCGGCGACCTGATCGGGCGCTACACGCATCGGCTGGTGCGGCACGGCGGGTGGAAGATCGCCGGCGTGACATTGACCGTCGTCGGCTATCCTGCCGGAAAGGAGGCGTTCGAAGCCGCCTTCGCCGCCGCACGCGCCATTTTCGCCGAAGGAAGTACCGGATGA
- a CDS encoding glutathione S-transferase N-terminal domain-containing protein, whose amino-acid sequence MIDVYFTPTPNGHKVSIMLEETGLAHNLIAMNMLEGDHLTPEYRRINPNGRLPAIVDHDPVGGGAPLPVFESGAILLYLAEKSGQLLPADPRRRSQAQQWLMWQMASFGPMQGQAHHFIRYAPEGQSYPVERYRNETLRLLHVLDGRLREAEYLAGEYSIADIACWPWTRAIRAIGLTLDDYPAVADWFARIGERPTVIAGTDVKNAANLSSARPVLTEEQWSNLFGKNMLEAPIR is encoded by the coding sequence ATGATCGATGTCTATTTCACCCCCACGCCGAACGGCCACAAGGTGTCGATCATGCTCGAAGAGACCGGGCTGGCGCATAATCTGATCGCGATGAACATGCTCGAGGGCGATCATCTGACCCCCGAATATCGCCGCATCAACCCCAACGGCCGCCTCCCCGCCATCGTCGATCACGACCCCGTCGGTGGCGGCGCGCCGCTACCGGTGTTCGAAAGCGGCGCGATCCTGCTCTATCTCGCGGAGAAGAGCGGGCAGTTGCTCCCCGCCGATCCGCGCCGCCGGTCGCAGGCGCAACAATGGCTGATGTGGCAGATGGCAAGCTTCGGTCCGATGCAGGGTCAGGCGCATCATTTCATCCGCTACGCGCCCGAAGGACAGAGCTATCCCGTCGAACGCTATCGCAACGAAACGCTGCGCCTGCTCCATGTCCTCGACGGTCGGCTACGCGAAGCCGAGTATCTGGCGGGCGAATATTCGATCGCCGACATCGCATGCTGGCCATGGACGCGGGCGATCCGCGCGATCGGCCTGACCCTCGACGATTATCCGGCGGTCGCCGACTGGTTCGCGCGGATCGGCGAACGCCCGACGGTGATCGCCGGCACCGACGTCAAGAATGCCGCCAACCTGTCGAGCGCGCGGCCGGTGCTGACCGAGGAGCAATGGTCGAACCTGTTCGGCAAGAATATGCTCGAAGCGCCGATCCGCTAA
- a CDS encoding SDR family NAD(P)-dependent oxidoreductase, producing MDITGKSAIVTGSAGGIGRATAVMLASRGAAMVALVDVNEAGLAETARLVEAAGAKASVHRLDLSDIPAVEAWFQAHSDVDILHNNAGVVSGLPQFPDVDSARVRWIIDVNITSLVTATQIAVQAMKARGGGVIVNTVSTVALGTGFYDAMYATTKAAVMMFTRCCASLKGERNVRVAGMLPGLVDTPILDTTGAGGKSEWMKTVLANNEACLPEDIAGGVIALIEDDSLAGGDWVAVRRSNGQVEYQWGHADTV from the coding sequence ATGGATATCACGGGCAAGAGCGCGATCGTCACCGGCTCGGCGGGCGGGATCGGCCGCGCGACCGCCGTGATGCTGGCGAGCCGCGGCGCGGCGATGGTAGCGCTGGTCGACGTCAACGAAGCAGGGCTCGCCGAGACTGCGCGGCTGGTCGAGGCGGCGGGCGCGAAGGCCAGCGTGCACAGGCTCGATCTCTCGGATATCCCGGCGGTCGAGGCGTGGTTCCAGGCACATAGCGACGTCGATATCCTCCACAACAATGCTGGCGTCGTCTCGGGTCTGCCGCAATTCCCCGACGTCGATTCCGCGCGCGTCCGCTGGATCATCGACGTCAACATCACGTCGCTCGTCACGGCGACGCAGATCGCCGTACAGGCGATGAAAGCGCGCGGCGGCGGGGTGATCGTCAACACCGTCTCGACCGTCGCGCTCGGCACCGGCTTCTACGATGCGATGTATGCGACGACCAAGGCGGCGGTGATGATGTTCACGCGCTGCTGCGCTTCGCTGAAGGGCGAACGCAACGTCCGCGTCGCAGGGATGCTGCCGGGGCTGGTCGACACGCCGATCCTCGATACGACGGGGGCGGGCGGCAAGTCCGAATGGATGAAGACGGTGCTGGCGAACAACGAGGCGTGCTTGCCCGAGGATATTGCCGGCGGGGTGATCGCGCTGATCGAGGACGACAGTCTTGCGGGCGGCGACTGGGTCGCGGTGCGGCGGTCGAACGGGCAGGTCGAATATCAGTGGGGCCACGCCGATACGGTTTAG
- a CDS encoding spinster family MFS transporter → MTEATALNAGAAASDSCHALRRNVALAMLFVVGTINFVDRQLLSVLVEPIRAEMDFSDTQFGLLTGLAFALFYAAMGVPVAMVADRWNRVKLIGIACVVWSGFTAACGMVSNFWQLALMRFGVGAGEAGGTAPSLSVIADYYPPAQRPLAIGLFTCNGPFGVFVGATFGAWAAANIGWRNAFIVIGIVGILVAPLLIWLVREPARGAMDTHKPADEALPFSQSLAMFWRRPSLRMVMIGSGLAAFVSYGMLNWIPAFLMRTQKMPLDAMATYFGPAAGITFGIGILGGGWLVSHRAKTSARAYGTIPALATLVLIPTFIAALLVDSWQASLALMLIPMAACTAYVAPALALVQNLTPPRSRATAAAVLMLMFNIVGLGLGPLFAGIVSDALKPAHDVDSLRWALMALMPFAAAAGIAQYRMTRYLEKDFAE, encoded by the coding sequence ATGACCGAAGCCACCGCGCTCAATGCCGGCGCCGCAGCGTCCGACAGCTGCCATGCGCTGCGCCGCAATGTCGCGCTCGCGATGCTGTTCGTGGTCGGCACGATCAACTTCGTCGACCGCCAATTGCTGTCGGTTCTGGTCGAACCGATCCGCGCCGAAATGGACTTCAGCGACACCCAGTTCGGGCTGCTGACCGGCCTCGCCTTCGCGCTTTTCTATGCCGCGATGGGGGTGCCGGTCGCGATGGTCGCCGACCGCTGGAACCGGGTCAAACTGATCGGCATCGCCTGCGTCGTGTGGAGCGGTTTCACCGCGGCCTGCGGCATGGTCTCCAACTTCTGGCAACTCGCGCTGATGCGCTTCGGGGTCGGCGCGGGCGAAGCGGGCGGCACCGCTCCGTCGTTGTCGGTCATCGCCGACTATTATCCGCCGGCACAGCGCCCGCTGGCGATCGGCCTCTTCACCTGCAACGGCCCGTTCGGCGTCTTCGTCGGCGCGACTTTCGGCGCGTGGGCGGCGGCCAATATCGGCTGGCGCAATGCCTTCATCGTGATCGGCATCGTCGGAATCCTCGTCGCACCGCTGCTGATCTGGCTCGTCCGGGAACCGGCACGCGGCGCGATGGACACGCACAAGCCCGCCGACGAAGCGCTTCCCTTCAGCCAGAGCCTCGCGATGTTCTGGCGCCGTCCGTCGCTGCGCATGGTGATGATCGGCAGCGGCCTCGCGGCTTTCGTCAGCTATGGCATGCTCAACTGGATCCCCGCCTTCCTGATGCGCACCCAGAAAATGCCGCTCGACGCCATGGCGACATATTTCGGGCCGGCCGCGGGGATCACCTTCGGCATCGGCATCCTCGGCGGCGGCTGGCTGGTCAGCCACCGCGCGAAGACATCGGCGCGCGCCTATGGCACCATTCCCGCGCTCGCCACCCTGGTGCTGATCCCGACCTTCATCGCCGCTTTGCTCGTCGATAGCTGGCAAGCCTCGCTCGCCCTGATGCTGATCCCGATGGCGGCCTGCACCGCTTACGTCGCCCCCGCCCTCGCACTGGTCCAGAACCTCACCCCGCCGCGCAGCCGCGCGACCGCCGCTGCGGTGCTGATGCTGATGTTCAACATCGTCGGCCTCGGTCTCGGGCCGCTGTTCGCGGGGATCGTCAGCGACGCGCTCAAGCCCGCGCACGACGTCGACAGTCTGCGCTGGGCGCTGATGGCGCTGATGCCCTTCGCCGCCGCCGCGGGGATCGCGCAGTACCGGATGACGCGCTATCTTGAGAAGGATTTCGCCGAATGA
- a CDS encoding SDR family NAD(P)-dependent oxidoreductase — translation MTDVAGKTAFITGGASGLGLATAKALAAKGAAVILADIDGVGAEAAAADLRRDGANALGLQLDVTSEESWAEAGAKARDFGPVRILFSNAGVGGGSGPFEQYDTDVWRWNYAVNAHAHLYACRTFLGEMKASGEPSHLVITSSMVAIVPPPISVAYISSKYATLGIAMALRNELAESCVDISVLMPGMSATRIVETTRDLRPVEVEVGKAAATSQAMQGVLAGGMSPDRIGARVVQAIENGDYWIFTHPEWKAMAELVTQDMLASFGPSADPGYKGDDIDGLIAANGGRMFGAKA, via the coding sequence ATGACCGACGTCGCTGGCAAGACCGCCTTCATCACCGGCGGCGCAAGCGGGCTCGGCCTCGCCACCGCAAAGGCGCTCGCCGCAAAAGGTGCCGCGGTGATCCTCGCCGACATCGACGGAGTGGGCGCCGAGGCTGCCGCCGCAGACCTGCGCCGCGACGGCGCCAACGCCCTCGGCCTTCAGCTCGACGTCACCAGCGAGGAGAGCTGGGCCGAAGCGGGCGCCAAGGCGCGCGATTTCGGCCCGGTCCGCATATTGTTCAGCAACGCCGGGGTCGGCGGCGGTTCGGGTCCGTTCGAGCAATATGACACCGACGTCTGGCGCTGGAACTATGCGGTCAACGCGCACGCGCATCTCTATGCCTGCCGCACCTTCCTCGGCGAGATGAAGGCATCGGGCGAGCCGAGCCATCTGGTCATCACCAGCTCGATGGTCGCGATCGTCCCGCCGCCGATCTCGGTCGCCTATATCAGCTCCAAATACGCAACGCTCGGCATCGCGATGGCGCTACGCAACGAACTCGCCGAAAGCTGCGTCGACATTTCGGTGCTGATGCCCGGCATGTCGGCGACGCGGATCGTCGAGACGACACGCGACCTCCGCCCGGTCGAGGTCGAGGTCGGCAAGGCCGCGGCAACCAGCCAGGCGATGCAGGGCGTGCTCGCGGGCGGCATGTCGCCGGACCGGATCGGCGCGCGTGTCGTGCAGGCGATCGAAAACGGCGATTACTGGATCTTCACCCACCCCGAATGGAAGGCGATGGCCGAACTGGTGACTCAGGACATGCTGGCGTCCTTCGGTCCTTCGGCCGATCCGGGGTACAAGGGCGACGATATCGACGGGCTGATCGCGGCCAACGGCGGCCGCATGTTCGGCGCGAAAGCTTAA
- a CDS encoding nuclear transport factor 2 family protein has translation MAEQDDIRAMAQRFFDAIEAGDIETMRGSFTPDAEIWHNTDELIVTRDQTAQTLTGMVARIKDREYADRRLTTFPGGFVQQHVLKGRRVHDDGEVRLPCAIVCKVADGKITRLDEYFDSAHVAEFRKFANA, from the coding sequence ATGGCAGAACAGGACGACATCCGCGCGATGGCGCAGCGTTTCTTCGACGCGATCGAGGCGGGCGATATCGAGACGATGCGCGGCAGCTTCACCCCCGATGCCGAAATCTGGCACAACACCGACGAGCTGATCGTCACCCGCGACCAGACCGCGCAGACGCTGACCGGCATGGTCGCGCGGATCAAGGACCGCGAATATGCCGACCGCCGGCTCACCACCTTCCCCGGCGGCTTCGTCCAGCAGCATGTCCTGAAAGGCCGCCGCGTCCATGACGACGGCGAAGTCCGCCTGCCCTGCGCCATCGTCTGCAAGGTCGCGGACGGCAAGATCACCCGCCTCGACGAATATTTCGACAGCGCGCACGTCGCCGAGTTCCGCAAATTCGCCAACGCCTGA
- a CDS encoding carboxymuconolactone decarboxylase family protein, with protein sequence MPVLRQVPRSEVTDETVTAYYNRLFGDRDPVAEPGTATGTPGDWWTVFALSPDIFEHAVKGFAVYRNPARTIDPVLRELGQTRAGWVKGSQFVFSQHCKSLRGLGVSEEKIAAIAYWTVADCYNEQERAVLAYADCLSQAGGRVPLEVFDKLKTFWNDEQIFEFTYITCLYDMHAVITRALRMEYDAREDPIVEVAAPEGFSAADFLSAPRPANG encoded by the coding sequence ATGCCCGTCCTGCGCCAGGTTCCCCGCTCGGAAGTTACCGACGAGACCGTCACCGCTTATTACAACCGTCTGTTCGGCGACCGCGACCCCGTCGCCGAACCCGGCACCGCGACCGGCACGCCCGGCGACTGGTGGACCGTTTTCGCGCTGTCGCCCGACATCTTCGAACATGCGGTCAAGGGTTTCGCCGTTTATCGCAACCCCGCGCGCACGATCGATCCGGTGCTGCGCGAACTCGGCCAGACCCGCGCCGGCTGGGTCAAGGGCAGTCAGTTCGTCTTTTCGCAGCATTGCAAGTCGCTGCGCGGCCTCGGCGTCAGCGAAGAGAAGATCGCCGCCATTGCCTATTGGACCGTCGCCGACTGCTATAACGAACAGGAACGCGCGGTGCTCGCCTATGCCGACTGCCTGAGCCAGGCCGGCGGGCGCGTCCCGCTCGAGGTGTTCGACAAGCTCAAGACCTTCTGGAACGACGAGCAGATCTTCGAATTCACCTACATCACCTGCCTCTACGACATGCATGCGGTGATCACCCGCGCGCTGCGCATGGAATATGACGCGCGCGAAGACCCGATCGTCGAAGTCGCGGCGCCCGAAGGCTTCAGCGCCGCCGACTTCCTCAGCGCCCCACGCCCCGCGAACGGCTGA
- a CDS encoding SMP-30/gluconolactonase/LRE family protein, with the protein MSDYGAPEVVATGLRFPEGPVPMPDGSVLLVEIARGTLTRVAPDGSLSVVAEPGGGPNGLAIGPDGGAYVCNNGGFQWIEAGDLLFPGHAANPDACGSIQRVDLATGAVTTLYDSFEGERLKGPNDIVFDADGGFWFTDHGQVRGTGRDHGAIYHAAADGSKITRQRAEMMGPNGIGLSPDGKTLYASETMTARVWAMDIVAPGTLAPPPPWAPGRFIGTPPAFRLLDSLAVEESGRICVGTMVEGGITVFDPDGRASEFVPLPDIGITNIAFGGADRRDAYITASTTGTLYRVRWPRPGLRLH; encoded by the coding sequence ATGAGCGATTACGGCGCCCCCGAGGTCGTCGCGACGGGCCTTCGCTTTCCCGAAGGCCCGGTGCCGATGCCCGACGGATCGGTGCTGCTCGTCGAGATCGCGCGCGGCACACTGACCCGCGTCGCGCCCGACGGGTCGCTGTCGGTCGTCGCCGAACCCGGCGGCGGGCCGAACGGGCTCGCGATCGGCCCCGACGGCGGCGCCTATGTCTGCAACAATGGCGGCTTCCAGTGGATCGAGGCCGGCGACCTGCTCTTTCCCGGCCATGCCGCCAACCCCGATGCCTGCGGATCGATCCAGCGCGTCGATCTTGCGACCGGCGCCGTGACGACGCTCTACGACAGCTTCGAAGGCGAACGGCTGAAAGGCCCGAACGATATCGTCTTCGACGCGGACGGCGGTTTCTGGTTCACCGATCATGGGCAGGTGCGCGGCACCGGCCGCGATCATGGCGCGATCTATCACGCTGCCGCCGACGGATCGAAGATCACGCGCCAGCGCGCCGAGATGATGGGGCCCAACGGCATCGGCCTGTCGCCCGACGGCAAGACGCTCTATGCCAGCGAGACGATGACCGCGCGCGTCTGGGCGATGGACATCGTCGCGCCCGGCACGCTCGCACCGCCGCCGCCATGGGCGCCCGGCCGCTTCATCGGCACGCCGCCGGCCTTTCGCTTGCTCGACAGCCTCGCCGTCGAGGAAAGCGGCCGCATCTGCGTCGGCACGATGGTCGAGGGCGGGATCACCGTCTTCGACCCCGACGGGCGCGCGTCCGAGTTCGTGCCGCTGCCCGACATCGGGATCACCAACATCGCCTTCGGCGGCGCCGACCGCCGCGATGCCTATATCACCGCATCGACCACCGGCACCCTTTACCGCGTCCGCTGGCCGCGACCGGGCCTGCGATTGCATTAA
- a CDS encoding glutathione S-transferase family protein — protein sequence MKFYNSIGPNPRVVKLFMAEKGIEIPEVIIDLRGGENRRAPYNVEVNPAGQTPALALDDGSVLTEITAICEYLEERFPETPLIGSTAEERANTRMWTRRVDIKICEPLTNGFRFAEGLPLFEPRMRCLPEAAAGLKAIAQDGIAWLDPLIAGRDFIAGDTLSLADLLLFAFLDFGVSVGQPVDPAFANVNGWYERMKARPSANPN from the coding sequence ATGAAATTCTATAACTCAATCGGCCCCAACCCGCGCGTCGTGAAGCTGTTCATGGCCGAAAAGGGTATCGAGATTCCCGAGGTCATAATCGACCTGCGCGGCGGCGAGAACCGCCGGGCACCCTATAATGTCGAGGTCAATCCCGCGGGCCAGACCCCGGCGCTCGCACTCGACGACGGCAGCGTCCTCACCGAAATCACCGCGATCTGCGAATATCTGGAAGAGCGTTTTCCCGAAACGCCGCTGATCGGCAGCACGGCGGAGGAGCGCGCGAACACCCGGATGTGGACCCGCCGGGTCGATATCAAGATCTGCGAGCCGCTGACCAACGGCTTCCGCTTTGCCGAAGGCCTGCCGCTGTTCGAGCCGCGGATGCGCTGCCTGCCCGAAGCGGCGGCGGGGCTGAAGGCCATCGCGCAGGACGGCATCGCCTGGCTCGATCCGCTCATCGCGGGCCGCGATTTCATCGCCGGCGACACGCTGTCGCTCGCCGACCTGCTGCTCTTCGCCTTCCTCGATTTCGGCGTGTCGGTCGGCCAGCCGGTCGACCCCGCCTTCGCCAACGTCAATGGCTGGTACGAACGGATGAAGGCCCGCCCCAGCGCCAACCCCAACTGA